Genomic DNA from Sphingobium sp. WTD-1:
CGAAGAAGCAGAAGCCGATCGCGATTGCGACCGCCAGCGTCAGCAGCGACCGCGTGGCCAGCGTCATTCCATCCGGTCTCGTTCCATCGAAAATTTCCTGCACGAGCAGGCCAAGGCTGACCTGCCCGCGAGGCGGGGTGACGGACCGCCTCTCACCCTGATGTCCATCGTCCGGTTCGGACGGCTCGATGGCGTTCAGGGCGTGGGGCAGAGGTGCGGCAGGGTCGATGGTTTCGGCTAGACCTAGCAAATCGCCCCCTATTTTCTCGGGGGTGTCGGCAATGACATGACCTGGGGCTTGCGGCACGACCTGGGCCAGATGATCGGCATAGAGAAGGGCCGCATGGCGGCGATCGCGCGCGCCGATCTTGGTGACCGCGTCGCGAATATAGGTATTGACGGTGCCCGGTCGGATATCGAGTGCGCGGGCGATATCCTCCGAACTTTTGAGGTCGCGTACCATCAGCAGGCATTCGCACTCTCGAGGCGTCAGGCGGTCAAATGGCGTCTCGGTCATGCGCGGGTCTGGAACCTCTTGGCCTTTTGCGAACAATGTTCTTTTAGGCAATATTGGGTTGCAAATCTCAACGCATTATGACCGCCGATGACAGTGCGATCTTCAGCCTGCGAGCCCCGGCCTTGCGCTGCGCGCCGTCAGCGCACGCCGGAAGCGTGTCTGCGCCTTCAGTTCTCGCGGACCGCATGGGCCAGTTGCGGGGCGATAGCGCGGCGTCGTGCATGATATTGCTGCAGCAGACGGGTAAGCGCTTCCCAGCTCCCGGCGCGTGCGGTCTGGTCGATCTCGTCGATTTCGGCGGCGGCGCCGGCCAGCAAGTCGGCCTCCATACGACGATAAGGACCCAGGCGCGCCGCTGCATTGGCAATCGCCCGATCAAGTTCGCCATTGCCCGCCGCCATGCCGATCGAACCGAACAGGATCGCACACTGATCGGCGATGCCATTATGGCCTTGGGGAATGTCGAGTTGCGCTTCCCCGGTTTCGAGCCGCCGCAGCCCGACACTGAGCAACATCTCGTGCCAGTCGAGCAGCTGGCTG
This window encodes:
- a CDS encoding GntR family transcriptional regulator yields the protein MSPAHVLEPTYDALRRRLIAGTWPSGFRLEATKLALDLGVSITPVRDSLNRLSGERLVQATAGIGFHVPRLDAADISQLLDWHEMLLSVGLRRLETGEAQLDIPQGHNGIADQCAILFGSIGMAAGNGELDRAIANAAARLGPYRRMEADLLAGAAAEIDEIDQTARAGSWEALTRLLQQYHARRRAIAPQLAHAVREN
- a CDS encoding helix-turn-helix transcriptional regulator encodes the protein MTETPFDRLTPRECECLLMVRDLKSSEDIARALDIRPGTVNTYIRDAVTKIGARDRRHAALLYADHLAQVVPQAPGHVIADTPEKIGGDLLGLAETIDPAAPLPHALNAIEPSEPDDGHQGERRSVTPPRGQVSLGLLVQEIFDGTRPDGMTLATRSLLTLAVAIAIGFCFFAISAGLGMLFSIADFLRSLSH